In Pseudocalidococcus azoricus BACA0444, a single genomic region encodes these proteins:
- a CDS encoding Rqc2 family fibronectin-binding protein translates to MQPVDVTTLIAVSQELTKKWLPARLELVYQLDRHTLALGLRTLDQKGWLTISWHPQAARIHLGSPPPRQPDTFTFSQQLQHQLTGLALIQLVAIDPWERVLDLQFARRPGDDPLWHLYLEIMGKYSNVVLVNHAGEIVTAAHQVSSQQSRLRPIQTGQPYQAPPPLTTAIPTLTESFQQWQNRLSLVPGAIDKLLLTCYRGLSSALVRQLLDQAQCPANLNTDHLSSDQWQRLFAAWQAWLNILESGAWSPGWREVGYSVLGWGLREKTASISELLATYYGEYLQLQAWQHLRQHLQQKLQHLLGKLQEKARDFQTRLGTAAQAQTYLHQANLLNTYRHQWQPGLTTLTVTDFETNQPLTIPLDPERHISDNVESLYKRYKKLKRAEESIQPLLQSTEQEIAYLAQVAAAVAQCDSYRDTTDLETLEEIRDELIEQKYLSPPDYRRSVKPGLDFLRFTTPSGWDVLIGRNNRQNDHLTFRLASPYDLWFHTQEIPGSHVLLRLEAGMQPSDKDLQYVANLAAYYSQARHTSQVPVVYTDPKHVYKPKGMPPGLVIYKQETILWAYPSHVIFTH, encoded by the coding sequence ATGCAGCCTGTCGATGTGACAACCCTGATCGCGGTTTCCCAAGAATTAACTAAAAAATGGCTCCCGGCCCGTTTGGAATTGGTTTATCAATTAGATCGCCATACCCTTGCCCTCGGCCTACGGACATTAGACCAAAAAGGCTGGTTGACAATTTCTTGGCATCCCCAGGCCGCCCGTATTCATCTTGGCTCACCTCCCCCCCGGCAACCGGATACCTTTACCTTTAGTCAACAGTTACAGCACCAACTCACGGGCCTGGCTTTAATTCAACTGGTGGCAATTGACCCTTGGGAACGGGTTTTAGATTTACAGTTTGCCCGCCGACCCGGAGATGATCCCCTCTGGCATCTGTATTTAGAGATTATGGGGAAATATAGCAACGTGGTCTTAGTCAATCACGCTGGGGAAATTGTCACCGCTGCCCATCAGGTCAGTTCCCAACAGTCCCGGCTCCGTCCCATCCAAACCGGCCAACCCTACCAGGCCCCGCCCCCCTTAACCACAGCCATTCCGACTCTGACAGAATCGTTTCAGCAATGGCAAAACCGCCTCAGTTTAGTTCCTGGGGCCATTGATAAACTACTGCTCACCTGTTACCGCGGTTTAAGTTCTGCCTTGGTGCGCCAACTCCTAGACCAGGCCCAATGTCCCGCTAACTTAAATACGGATCACCTCTCATCGGATCAATGGCAACGTCTTTTTGCTGCTTGGCAGGCCTGGCTCAACATTTTGGAGTCGGGGGCCTGGTCACCGGGATGGCGAGAGGTGGGCTATAGCGTTTTGGGCTGGGGCCTGAGGGAGAAAACTGCTAGTATTTCAGAATTATTAGCAACCTACTATGGCGAATATCTCCAACTCCAGGCCTGGCAACATCTCCGGCAACACCTCCAGCAAAAACTCCAACATCTTTTGGGTAAACTCCAGGAAAAGGCCAGGGATTTTCAAACCCGTCTAGGCACAGCCGCCCAGGCCCAGACCTATCTCCACCAGGCCAATCTCCTCAATACCTATCGGCATCAATGGCAACCGGGCTTAACAACCTTGACCGTGACGGACTTTGAAACCAACCAACCCCTGACGATTCCCCTCGATCCCGAACGACACATCAGTGATAACGTGGAATCTCTTTATAAACGCTATAAAAAACTGAAGCGGGCCGAGGAGAGTATTCAACCCCTATTACAATCAACGGAGCAAGAGATCGCCTATTTAGCCCAGGTTGCCGCCGCCGTGGCCCAGTGTGATAGCTACCGCGATACGACTGATTTAGAAACCCTTGAAGAAATTCGCGACGAACTGATTGAACAAAAGTATTTATCGCCCCCAGACTATCGCCGCTCCGTTAAGCCTGGCCTGGATTTTCTCCGATTTACAACGCCTAGTGGTTGGGATGTGCTCATCGGTCGGAATAATCGCCAAAATGATCACCTCACGTTTCGCCTAGCCAGCCCCTACGATTTGTGGTTCCATACTCAGGAAATTCCCGGCAGCCATGTTCTGTTACGCCTCGAGGCCGGCATGCAGCCCAGTGATAAGGATTTACAATATGTGGCCAATCTGGCCGCCTATTACAGCCAGGCCCGTCACACCAGTCAAGTTCCCGTTGTTTATACAGACCCCAAGCACGTTTACAAACCCAAGGGCATGCCCCCCGGCCTGGTGATTTATAAACAGGAAACGATCCTGTGGGCTTACCCCAGTCACGTGATATTCACTCACTAA
- the gloB gene encoding hydroxyacylglutathione hydrolase, with amino-acid sequence MQSPQALTIYRLPIFRDNYVFLWHDPLNQTAAVIDPGDSQPVLDKLQHLQAQLTHLFITHHHWDHIDGISGLQARYPRVKIFGSAVDRGRIPGQTVFLEGGEILEFGGQAIEVLAVPGHTSGHLAYYVLPQANQPGELFCGDTLFGCGCGRLKEGTPAQLWDSLQRIRELPDQTRVWCAHEYTLKNIQFALTVDPNNASLQDRHRTTHLARQHQEATIPTTLGLEKQTNPFLRCEQLELQQAVKATSSLQTFTRLRGMRDQY; translated from the coding sequence GTGCAATCCCCCCAGGCCCTAACGATTTATCGCTTGCCCATCTTCCGGGATAACTATGTCTTTCTCTGGCATGATCCGCTCAATCAAACCGCCGCCGTCATTGATCCAGGGGATAGCCAACCCGTTCTTGACAAGCTCCAGCACCTCCAGGCCCAGTTAACCCACCTCTTCATCACCCATCACCACTGGGATCATATTGATGGCATTTCCGGCCTGCAAGCGCGTTATCCCCGGGTCAAAATCTTCGGTTCAGCAGTGGATCGGGGCCGGATTCCAGGCCAAACTGTTTTTTTAGAGGGGGGAGAAATTCTTGAGTTTGGCGGCCAGGCCATAGAAGTGCTTGCCGTACCCGGCCATACATCCGGTCATTTAGCCTATTATGTGCTCCCCCAGGCCAATCAACCAGGGGAATTATTTTGCGGAGATACCCTTTTTGGTTGTGGCTGTGGCCGGCTGAAGGAAGGAACCCCGGCCCAACTCTGGGACTCACTCCAACGCATCCGCGAATTGCCAGATCAAACGCGAGTGTGGTGCGCCCATGAATATACTCTCAAAAATATTCAATTTGCCCTCACCGTAGATCCCAATAATGCCAGTTTGCAAGACCGCCATCGCACCACCCACCTTGCCCGTCAACACCAAGAAGCCACCATTCCAACTACCCTAGGCCTGGAGAAACAAACTAATCCCTTCCTCCGCTGTGAACAACTGGAACTCCAACAAGCTGTTAAAGCCACCTCTAGCCTGCAAACCTTTACCCGCTTACGAGGAATGCGCGATCAGTACTAA